The Pseudomonas sp. DG56-2 genome contains a region encoding:
- a CDS encoding cobalamin biosynthesis protein has product MQIFVGIGCRRGCPAQTLGNLLEHTLKAHDLPLEAVAGLASIDLKEHEPGLYQLARRLNVPLLFFSAAQLAAFETRLSHRSAVAFEHSGCYGVAESAALALAEKMAGSAQLYVKRTLLSDASLALATATGFGG; this is encoded by the coding sequence ATGCAGATATTCGTCGGCATAGGTTGCCGACGAGGTTGCCCAGCACAAACCCTGGGCAACCTGCTGGAACACACCCTCAAGGCCCACGACTTGCCGCTTGAGGCAGTCGCGGGTCTTGCCAGTATCGACCTCAAGGAACACGAACCCGGGCTGTATCAATTGGCCCGGCGCCTCAATGTTCCCCTGCTGTTTTTCTCTGCCGCTCAACTGGCAGCTTTCGAGACGCGCCTGAGCCATCGCTCAGCCGTCGCCTTTGAGCACAGTGGTTGCTATGGCGTTGCCGAAAGTGCAGCGCTGGCGCTGGCCGAGAAGATGGCAGGCTCGGCGCAACTGTACGTCAAGCGCACCTTGCTGAGTGACGCCAGCCTGGCATTGGCCACGGCCACAGGCTTTGGCGGATAA
- a CDS encoding CbtA family protein, whose protein sequence is MIKRIASTAGFAGLLAALLLTLLQSFWVAPLILQAETYESAAPAVEAHEHAPGVAADHHHDSEAWSPEDGWQRVVSTTGGNLVVAVGFALILAALYSLRAPKTAITGALWGLGGFAVFCLAPTLGLPPELPGTAAADLAQRQAWWVGTAAATAAGLGLIVFAHNWLFKALGVVLLVVPHVIGAPQPEVHAMLAPQALEAEFKIASLLTNAAFWLALGLISAWLFRRPTQA, encoded by the coding sequence ATGATCAAGCGTATTGCAAGTACTGCAGGCTTCGCCGGACTGTTGGCTGCGCTGCTGCTGACCCTGCTGCAAAGCTTTTGGGTCGCGCCGCTGATTCTTCAGGCCGAAACCTATGAAAGCGCAGCACCGGCCGTGGAAGCACACGAGCACGCTCCCGGCGTGGCTGCCGATCACCACCACGACAGCGAAGCCTGGTCGCCCGAAGACGGTTGGCAACGCGTTGTCTCGACAACCGGCGGTAATCTGGTGGTCGCGGTTGGCTTTGCCCTGATCCTCGCCGCGTTGTACTCACTGCGCGCGCCGAAGACGGCGATCACCGGAGCCCTCTGGGGCCTGGGTGGCTTTGCTGTGTTCTGCCTGGCACCGACCCTGGGCCTGCCACCGGAGTTGCCGGGTACCGCCGCTGCCGACCTGGCCCAGCGCCAGGCCTGGTGGGTGGGTACCGCTGCCGCAACCGCCGCAGGGCTTGGGTTGATCGTGTTTGCTCACAATTGGTTGTTCAAGGCCCTCGGCGTTGTGCTGCTGGTAGTGCCGCACGTAATCGGCGCCCCACAGCCTGAAGTGCATGCAATGCTTGCGCCGCAAGCACTGGAAGCCGAGTTCAAGATCGCTTCACTGCTGACCAACGCGGCGTTCTGGCTGGCCTTGGGCCTGATCAGCGCCTGGCTGTTCCGTCGCCCGACCCAGGCTTGA
- a CDS encoding DUF1272 domain-containing protein: MLELRPNCECCGCDLPGDSQDALICSFECTFCKACNAQHLKGKCPNCAGELVKRPARAAAKLVNNPASTTRIVKDQGCPSH; this comes from the coding sequence ATGCTGGAACTACGACCCAATTGCGAATGCTGTGGCTGTGACCTGCCTGGCGATAGCCAGGATGCGTTGATTTGCTCGTTCGAGTGCACGTTTTGCAAAGCCTGCAATGCGCAGCACCTCAAGGGCAAATGCCCCAATTGTGCCGGCGAGCTGGTGAAACGCCCCGCACGGGCTGCGGCGAAGCTGGTCAACAACCCAGCTTCGACCACACGAATCGTCAAGGACCAGGGCTGTCCGAGTCACTGA
- a CDS encoding CbtB domain-containing protein has product MRTSTASHPTVTPTSLSQRLLVAVGASLLGLCLVYFAGFSHIEAVHNAAHDTRHSAAFPCH; this is encoded by the coding sequence ATGCGTACCAGTACCGCCAGTCACCCTACCGTTACCCCTACAAGCCTCAGCCAGCGCCTGCTGGTGGCCGTTGGTGCCTCGCTGCTGGGCCTGTGCCTGGTCTACTTCGCCGGATTCTCGCATATCGAAGCGGTGCACAACGCTGCCCACGATACGCGCCACAGCGCTGCTTTCCCTTGCCATTGA
- the cobM gene encoding precorrin-4 C(11)-methyltransferase — MTVYFIGAGPGDPELITVKGQRLIHRCPVIIYAGSLVPAAVLEGHRAETVINSAQLHLAQIIEAIAHAHARGQDVARVHSGDPSLYGAIGEQIRCLRELNIPYEIIPGVTAVAASAALLGCELTLPDIAQTVILTRYGDKSPMPAGEQLADLARHGSTLAIHLGVKHLEKIVEELRPHYGGDCPIAVVHRATWPDQDWVLGSLDAIVQQIQAKGFRRTALILVGRVLASDSFSESALYRASHAHLYRPG; from the coding sequence ATGACCGTCTATTTCATCGGCGCCGGCCCCGGCGACCCCGAGCTGATCACGGTAAAAGGCCAGCGCCTGATCCATCGCTGCCCGGTGATCATCTATGCAGGCTCGCTGGTTCCTGCCGCAGTGCTTGAAGGCCATCGCGCCGAGACAGTCATCAATAGCGCGCAGTTGCACCTGGCACAGATCATCGAAGCCATTGCCCACGCCCACGCACGTGGCCAGGACGTGGCTCGCGTACACAGTGGCGACCCCAGTCTGTATGGTGCCATTGGCGAGCAGATCCGCTGCTTGCGCGAACTGAATATTCCTTATGAAATCATCCCTGGGGTTACCGCCGTGGCCGCCAGCGCCGCCCTGCTCGGCTGCGAACTGACCTTGCCGGATATTGCCCAGACCGTGATCCTCACCCGCTACGGTGACAAGTCGCCGATGCCCGCTGGCGAGCAACTGGCCGACCTTGCCCGGCATGGCAGCACCCTGGCGATACATCTTGGGGTCAAGCACCTGGAGAAGATTGTCGAAGAACTGCGCCCGCATTACGGCGGAGACTGCCCGATTGCAGTGGTGCATCGCGCCACCTGGCCGGATCAGGACTGGGTGCTCGGCAGCCTTGATGCTATTGTCCAACAGATACAGGCCAAGGGCTTTCGCCGTACCGCGCTGATTTTGGTCGGGCGGGTGTTGGCCAGTGACAGCTTTTCCGAGTCGGCGCTGTACCGCGCCAGCCACGCTCATCTGTATCGCCCCGGCTAG